From Diaminobutyricibacter sp. McL0608, one genomic window encodes:
- a CDS encoding DUF1918 domain-containing protein, with amino-acid sequence MQASVGDRLVIHGKTVESPDRSGEVLEVHGTDGAPPYLVRFDDGHETLVYPGTDTVIRHADA; translated from the coding sequence ATGCAGGCATCGGTTGGAGACAGGCTCGTCATCCACGGCAAGACCGTCGAGAGTCCGGATCGCTCAGGCGAGGTGCTGGAGGTCCACGGCACGGACGGCGCACCGCCGTACCTCGTGCGGTTCGATGACGGACACGAGACGCTGGTCTACCCGGGCACCGACACGGTCATCCGGCACGCAGACGCGTAG
- a CDS encoding 1,4-dihydroxy-2-naphthoate polyprenyltransferase, which translates to MSQNRTRNQKSKPAKRTGNPASAGRSRRPGAVKPATSSDWIAGARLRTLPLGISAVIIGTGAATIADGAGIYHPVRAVLCLLVAVFLQIGVNYANDYSDGVRGTDQYRVGPSRLTGSGRAKPRTVLLVALSFFALGALAGLALVFLTQHWWMLVVGAAAIAAAWFYTGGKRPYGYYGLGEVFVFVFFGLVATAGTTYMLAGMVNQESWYGALIAGLIACAVLMVNNIRDIGPDKQARKRTLAVLIGNVASRIVFCVLLLVPFGILAVMAVFYPIAWLGFFALLLAIPACIIVLTAKTARELILALQLTSFTGLAVAIALGAAYAF; encoded by the coding sequence ATGAGTCAGAACCGCACCAGGAACCAGAAGTCGAAGCCCGCGAAGCGCACCGGAAACCCGGCCTCAGCGGGGCGGAGCCGGCGCCCAGGGGCGGTCAAGCCGGCCACCTCATCCGACTGGATCGCCGGTGCGCGGCTGCGCACCCTTCCTCTCGGGATCTCGGCCGTCATCATCGGCACGGGGGCGGCGACGATCGCTGACGGCGCCGGCATCTATCACCCGGTCCGTGCGGTGCTCTGCCTTCTGGTGGCGGTGTTCCTGCAGATCGGGGTCAACTACGCGAACGATTACTCGGACGGGGTCCGGGGGACGGACCAGTACCGGGTCGGGCCGAGCCGGCTGACCGGCTCCGGGCGGGCGAAGCCGCGCACGGTGCTGCTGGTCGCGTTGTCGTTCTTCGCTCTCGGAGCGTTGGCGGGGCTCGCCCTCGTCTTCCTGACCCAGCACTGGTGGATGCTCGTGGTGGGTGCGGCGGCGATCGCGGCAGCGTGGTTCTACACCGGCGGCAAGCGGCCGTACGGCTACTACGGGCTCGGCGAAGTGTTCGTCTTCGTGTTCTTCGGCCTGGTCGCCACTGCCGGCACCACCTACATGCTCGCCGGGATGGTGAACCAGGAGTCCTGGTACGGCGCGCTCATCGCCGGGCTGATCGCCTGCGCGGTGCTGATGGTCAACAACATCCGCGACATCGGTCCCGACAAGCAGGCGCGCAAGCGCACGCTCGCCGTGCTCATCGGCAACGTGGCGTCCCGCATCGTGTTCTGCGTGTTGCTGCTGGTCCCGTTCGGAATCCTCGCAGTGATGGCGGTCTTCTACCCGATCGCGTGGCTCGGGTTCTTCGCCCTGCTGCTCGCGATCCCCGCCTGCATCATCGTGCTGACCGCCAAGACGGCGCGCGAACTCATCCTCGCCCTGCAGCTGACGAGCTTCACCGGGCTGGCGGTCGCGATCGCGCTCGGCGCGGCCTACGCCTTCTGA
- a CDS encoding PLDc N-terminal domain-containing protein: MVRLWIVLGVVAAVFYIYSVVDCALFDRARVRGLPKPIWLLIIILFPIIGGVLWFLIGRGRRKSPAGLRTVAPDDDPEFLKRLAADRDQEERIRRLEQELSELDGDGGENDQTGRRDA; this comes from the coding sequence ATGGTTCGCCTCTGGATCGTCCTCGGCGTCGTTGCCGCGGTCTTTTACATCTACTCCGTGGTGGACTGCGCGCTGTTCGACCGAGCGCGAGTGCGTGGCCTTCCCAAGCCGATCTGGCTTCTCATCATCATCCTGTTCCCGATCATCGGGGGCGTCCTCTGGTTCCTGATCGGCCGCGGCCGTCGCAAGAGCCCGGCGGGCCTGCGCACCGTGGCTCCCGACGACGATCCGGAGTTCCTGAAACGACTGGCCGCCGACCGCGACCAGGAGGAGCGCATCCGTCGCCTCGAGCAGGAGCTCTCCGAACTCGACGGGGATGGCGGAGAGAACGACCAAACCGGCCGTCGGGATGCATGA
- a CDS encoding AMP-binding protein: MTRPLRVVDSAQAEAVLEAVRDVLSGTGPAVLPRDTGSSAGADAARSPAIVPQNVALVVETSGSTGVPKRVALSADALLASAAASASALGGQGQWLLALPAHYVAGVQVLVRSVAAGTDPLMLPPGHFDPVAFADLAASMTADARFVSLVPVQLARLLDAAEENPHVLDALRAFDGILVGGQALAPTLRQRADARGVALTATYGSSETAGGCVYNGIPIGSTVVRSVRGLLEIAGPTLAEGYLDDPARTDDAFHVDAGHRWYRTGDLGHLDEGTVVVTGRADNVIISGGEKVLLDAVERIVRAQPGFEHAVVLARSSSEWGQVPVVVVDSPSTVDLAALRSVVGDALGRAAAPAGIVRLVRLPMLASGKPDRVAITRLLDVPPVT; the protein is encoded by the coding sequence GTGACCCGGCCTCTCCGCGTCGTCGACTCTGCCCAGGCCGAGGCGGTGCTCGAGGCCGTTCGGGATGTGCTCTCCGGCACCGGACCGGCGGTGCTGCCGCGCGACACCGGAAGCAGCGCGGGCGCCGATGCCGCCAGGAGCCCCGCGATCGTGCCCCAGAACGTCGCACTGGTCGTCGAGACCTCGGGCTCGACCGGAGTTCCGAAGCGGGTCGCGCTGTCGGCGGACGCCCTGCTCGCGAGCGCCGCGGCGTCAGCGAGTGCGCTGGGCGGCCAGGGACAGTGGCTTCTGGCGCTCCCCGCGCATTATGTCGCCGGCGTGCAGGTCCTCGTGCGGTCGGTGGCAGCGGGAACCGACCCGCTGATGCTCCCTCCTGGTCATTTCGATCCGGTCGCTTTCGCCGACCTGGCTGCATCGATGACGGCGGATGCCCGGTTCGTGTCGCTGGTGCCCGTCCAGCTCGCGCGACTTCTGGATGCCGCTGAGGAGAATCCGCACGTGCTCGACGCGCTTCGCGCCTTCGACGGGATCCTCGTCGGCGGCCAGGCGCTCGCGCCGACGCTTCGCCAGCGGGCGGATGCACGTGGCGTCGCGCTCACCGCGACCTACGGTTCGAGCGAGACGGCGGGCGGATGCGTCTACAACGGCATCCCGATCGGCAGCACCGTCGTGCGCAGCGTGCGGGGCCTGCTCGAGATCGCGGGGCCGACGCTCGCCGAAGGCTATCTCGATGACCCGGCCAGAACGGACGACGCCTTCCACGTCGATGCGGGCCACCGCTGGTACCGAACGGGAGACCTCGGCCACCTCGACGAGGGCACAGTCGTCGTGACGGGCCGCGCGGACAACGTGATCATCTCCGGGGGCGAGAAGGTGCTCCTCGACGCAGTCGAGCGCATAGTTCGTGCACAGCCGGGTTTCGAGCACGCGGTCGTGCTCGCCCGGAGCAGTTCCGAGTGGGGGCAGGTGCCGGTCGTCGTCGTCGACTCGCCTTCGACCGTCGACCTGGCCGCCCTCCGCTCTGTCGTGGGGGATGCCCTCGGTCGCGCGGCCGCGCCCGCCGGGATCGTCCGCCTCGTCCGGCTGCCGATGCTCGCAAGCGGAAAGCCCGATCGGGTTGCGATAACACGGCTGCTGGACGTGCCTCCGGTGACATAG
- a CDS encoding o-succinylbenzoate synthase: MLPELAELLANARVVALPMRTRFRGITVREAVLIEGPEGWTEFSPFVEYDDRESAAWLHAAIDFGWRPTPPLQRLAIPVNATVPAVTAAEVADVLARYPGCRTAKVKVAEPGQSLADDVARVRAVRATLGPEGRIRVDANTLWNVDEAEHAIHALAEFDLEYVEQPCATIDELAEIRRRTKYMGVPIAADESVRKATDPLAVAKARAADVLILKAQPLGGIHSALRIVADVELPVVVSSAIDTSVGIAMGAYLAAAIPALDYDCGLGTAAMFIDDVTDEPLVPVDGMIAVGRPVVSEQRLVALAAGAERTQWWLDRLTRCFHLVERAEAL; the protein is encoded by the coding sequence ATGCTGCCTGAGCTGGCCGAACTGTTGGCGAACGCTCGCGTCGTCGCCCTGCCGATGCGAACGCGTTTTCGTGGAATCACCGTTCGCGAGGCCGTCCTGATCGAGGGCCCGGAAGGGTGGACGGAGTTCTCGCCGTTCGTCGAATACGACGATCGCGAGTCCGCGGCCTGGCTGCACGCCGCGATCGACTTCGGGTGGCGGCCCACCCCGCCGCTGCAGCGTCTGGCGATCCCGGTCAACGCAACTGTGCCGGCTGTGACCGCGGCTGAGGTCGCCGACGTGCTCGCCCGGTACCCCGGCTGCCGCACGGCGAAAGTCAAAGTCGCCGAACCCGGGCAGTCGCTCGCCGACGACGTCGCACGCGTGCGTGCGGTTCGTGCGACCCTCGGGCCCGAGGGCAGGATTCGCGTGGACGCCAACACGCTCTGGAACGTCGACGAGGCCGAGCACGCCATCCACGCACTGGCCGAATTCGACCTCGAATACGTCGAGCAGCCGTGCGCCACCATCGACGAGCTCGCGGAGATCCGCCGGCGAACCAAATACATGGGTGTGCCGATCGCTGCCGACGAGAGTGTGCGCAAGGCCACTGACCCTCTGGCGGTTGCGAAGGCGCGCGCCGCCGACGTACTGATCCTGAAGGCGCAGCCGCTCGGAGGAATCCATTCCGCCCTGCGCATCGTTGCAGACGTCGAACTGCCGGTCGTCGTGTCGAGCGCGATCGACACCTCTGTAGGAATCGCGATGGGCGCCTATCTCGCTGCGGCCATTCCGGCGCTCGACTACGACTGCGGACTCGGAACGGCTGCGATGTTCATCGACGACGTGACCGATGAGCCACTCGTTCCTGTTGACGGGATGATCGCTGTCGGCCGCCCAGTGGTCAGCGAACAGCGTCTCGTCGCGCTCGCGGCCGGAGCCGAACGCACGCAGTGGTGGCTCGATCGACTCACGCGCTGCTTCCACCTGGTCGAGCGGGCCGAAGCGCTCTGA
- a CDS encoding DUF4229 domain-containing protein gives MKGIPSWVTYTVLRLLVFIVPLAILLLLGVEAWISVVAAALIGLCLSYILLRRPRDAVSRDLYEVRHREKAPVSVDDEAEDSAIDSVADTADRAEPGSDQKA, from the coding sequence GTGAAAGGCATTCCCTCCTGGGTCACGTATACGGTGCTCCGGCTCCTCGTATTCATCGTCCCCCTCGCGATCCTGCTCCTCCTCGGCGTGGAGGCCTGGATCTCCGTGGTCGCCGCGGCGCTGATCGGGCTGTGCCTCTCCTACATCCTTCTGCGGCGCCCGCGTGACGCGGTCTCGCGCGACCTCTACGAGGTGCGGCACCGTGAGAAGGCGCCGGTCTCAGTCGACGACGAGGCGGAGGATTCCGCGATCGACTCGGTGGCCGACACCGCCGACCGCGCCGAACCCGGCTCCGATCAGAAGGCGTAG
- the resB gene encoding cytochrome c biogenesis protein ResB codes for MSRPSDHIDSAAPPQETDINQPKLGFVGWLRWFWRQLTSMRTALFLLLLLAIAAVPGSLVPQRSSDPNGVTQYFQAHPDIAPFLDKLQAFDVYTSVWFSAIYLLLFASLVGCVIPRTKHHFDALRAKPPRTPVRLARMAGFQTRTLSSEEARNAGEPIAAARELLRKGGYRVALFEDARSTSVSAERGYLRETGNLVFHSALVGILLAVGLGGGFGYNGQKVVVEGQSFVNSLPSYNSFNPGRFFNDSSLQPFSIRVDSLDVAYETKNVNAMGQPLDYTAHVTTDGPGSASATTTIKVNDPLEIGGTQVYLLGNGYAPTVTVRDPDGTIVFQDSVPFLPQDPNLTSLGVIKVPDGLAKQLGMIGFFYPTKGDSQTASGAFASTFPGLKNPLLTLNVYQGDLGVNSGVPQSVYNLDTDKLTQLTGPGAKLKALELAPGQTVQLPNGLGSVSFDNVKRFASLDVHHDPTQGWVLLFAILVLAGLLTSLFVPRRRIWVKAIRGDDGALTLEYAALARGDDPNLAAAVSSLATGILLHSPEPKTLRLTP; via the coding sequence TTGAGCCGGCCCTCTGACCACATCGACTCGGCGGCGCCACCGCAGGAGACCGACATCAACCAGCCGAAGCTGGGCTTCGTCGGCTGGCTCCGCTGGTTCTGGCGGCAGCTCACGAGCATGCGCACAGCGCTGTTCCTGCTTCTTCTCCTGGCCATCGCGGCCGTCCCCGGCTCTCTGGTGCCCCAGCGCAGTTCCGACCCCAACGGTGTGACCCAGTACTTCCAGGCTCACCCCGACATCGCGCCCTTCCTCGACAAGCTCCAGGCATTCGACGTCTACACGTCGGTGTGGTTCTCCGCCATCTACCTGCTGCTGTTCGCTTCGCTCGTCGGCTGCGTCATCCCGCGAACGAAGCACCACTTCGACGCGCTGCGGGCGAAGCCGCCGCGCACACCCGTGCGACTGGCGCGGATGGCCGGATTCCAGACCCGCACCCTCTCCAGCGAAGAAGCACGGAACGCCGGAGAGCCGATCGCCGCAGCGCGAGAACTCCTCCGCAAAGGCGGTTATCGCGTCGCCCTGTTCGAGGACGCGCGGTCGACCTCCGTCTCGGCCGAGCGCGGATATCTGCGCGAAACCGGCAACCTCGTGTTCCACTCGGCGCTCGTGGGAATCCTGCTCGCGGTCGGCCTCGGCGGCGGCTTCGGCTACAACGGGCAGAAGGTCGTCGTCGAAGGACAGAGTTTCGTCAACAGTCTCCCGTCGTACAACTCGTTCAACCCGGGCCGGTTCTTCAATGACTCATCGCTGCAGCCGTTCTCCATCCGGGTCGACAGCCTCGATGTCGCGTATGAGACGAAGAACGTGAATGCGATGGGCCAGCCGCTCGACTACACGGCGCACGTCACGACCGATGGGCCGGGCTCGGCATCCGCGACCACGACCATCAAGGTCAACGACCCGCTCGAGATCGGTGGGACCCAGGTCTATCTGCTCGGCAACGGGTATGCGCCGACCGTGACGGTGCGGGACCCCGACGGCACGATCGTGTTCCAGGACTCGGTGCCCTTCCTGCCCCAGGACCCGAATCTCACGTCGCTCGGCGTCATCAAGGTCCCGGACGGACTGGCGAAACAGCTCGGGATGATCGGCTTCTTCTATCCGACCAAGGGAGACAGCCAGACCGCTTCGGGTGCGTTCGCATCCACCTTCCCCGGTTTGAAGAACCCGCTACTGACGCTGAATGTGTACCAGGGCGACCTCGGGGTCAACTCGGGCGTCCCTCAGTCCGTGTACAACCTCGACACCGACAAGCTGACTCAGCTGACCGGACCGGGCGCGAAACTCAAGGCGCTCGAACTCGCGCCGGGCCAGACAGTGCAGTTGCCGAACGGACTCGGCAGCGTCAGCTTCGACAACGTCAAGCGTTTCGCATCCCTCGATGTGCACCACGACCCGACCCAGGGATGGGTGCTGCTCTTCGCGATCCTTGTGCTTGCGGGACTGCTGACATCGCTCTTCGTGCCGCGCCGTCGGATCTGGGTAAAAGCCATTCGGGGTGACGACGGAGCGCTCACCCTCGAGTACGCGGCTCTCGCACGCGGCGACGACCCGAACCTCGCTGCGGCCGTGAGCTCACTCGCGACCGGCATATTGCTGCACTCACCAGAACCGAAAACACTTAGGCTTACACCGTGA
- the ccsB gene encoding c-type cytochrome biogenesis protein CcsB, protein MTDTLAQLSTLCIYSAMGIYALAFVAFALDLARRGARATIPAEVPSAVERRAEAAEAAQAGGSTTTLTRISTRVEDEVHRGGATSKSLRVAFALTILGFAFHLTADILRGVAAGRVPWANMWEFSMTGTLVIVGVFLLVNLRFDLKYLGTFVLGLVCILLMIATVQYYVPVVPLPPALQSYWLVIHIMVAILGTAFFALGFALSGLQLLQARRERQIEESRPQQFRFLATIPGSKTLENLAYRVNIVGFIFWTFTLIAGAIWAEKAWGRYWGWDTKEVWTFIIWVIYAGYIHARATRGWRGSRSAWLAIIGFSAVMFNFGVVNVFFHGLHAYSGL, encoded by the coding sequence GTGACTGACACCCTGGCTCAGCTCTCCACGCTCTGCATCTACTCCGCGATGGGCATCTACGCGTTGGCCTTCGTGGCGTTCGCTCTCGACCTGGCGCGTCGAGGCGCCCGAGCGACCATTCCAGCCGAGGTTCCGAGCGCCGTCGAGCGACGGGCCGAGGCCGCCGAGGCTGCGCAAGCGGGCGGATCGACCACGACCCTCACCCGCATCAGCACCCGCGTCGAAGACGAAGTCCACCGCGGTGGCGCGACGTCGAAGAGCCTGCGCGTCGCCTTCGCGCTCACGATCCTCGGATTCGCGTTCCACCTCACCGCGGACATCCTTCGGGGTGTGGCGGCCGGTCGCGTGCCGTGGGCGAACATGTGGGAATTCTCGATGACCGGCACCCTCGTCATCGTCGGCGTCTTCCTCCTCGTGAACCTGCGCTTCGACCTGAAATACCTCGGCACCTTCGTGCTCGGCCTCGTGTGCATCCTGCTGATGATCGCGACGGTTCAGTACTACGTTCCGGTGGTCCCGCTCCCGCCGGCACTCCAGTCCTACTGGCTGGTCATCCACATCATGGTGGCCATCCTCGGCACGGCGTTCTTCGCGCTCGGTTTCGCTCTCTCCGGGCTTCAACTGCTTCAGGCACGACGCGAGCGCCAGATCGAAGAGTCGCGCCCGCAGCAGTTCCGTTTCCTCGCGACTATCCCCGGATCCAAGACACTCGAGAACCTCGCGTACCGGGTCAACATCGTCGGCTTCATATTCTGGACGTTCACGCTGATCGCCGGAGCCATCTGGGCCGAGAAGGCCTGGGGTCGCTACTGGGGCTGGGACACCAAAGAGGTGTGGACCTTCATCATCTGGGTGATCTACGCGGGGTACATCCACGCGCGTGCCACCAGGGGATGGCGCGGCTCCCGGTCGGCCTGGCTGGCGATCATCGGCTTCTCGGCCGTGATGTTCAACTTCGGCGTCGTCAATGTCTTCTTCCACGGACTGCACGCCTACTCCGGCCTCTGA
- a CDS encoding 1,4-dihydroxy-2-naphthoyl-CoA synthase, with product MAPAVSEIFDPSAWKPVPGFDRLTDITYHHDLSGRVARIAFNRPEVRNAFRPHTVDELYTTLDDARTNPRIGVVLLTGNGPSPKDGGWAFCSGGDQRIRGRDGYKYADGETASGIDAARSGRLHILEVQRLIRFMPKVVIAVVPGWAAGGGHSLHVVCDLTIASAEHGRFKQTDADVGSFDAGYGSAYFARQVGQKSAREVFFLAREYSAQRAYEMGAVNAVVPHERLESTALEWANEILTKSPTAIRMLKFAFNAVDDGLVGQQVFAGEATRLAYGTDEAVEGRDSFLEKRDPDWSPFPWQY from the coding sequence ATGGCACCGGCGGTTTCTGAGATCTTCGACCCGAGCGCATGGAAGCCCGTTCCCGGCTTCGACCGGCTCACGGACATCACCTATCACCACGACCTCTCCGGTCGGGTGGCGCGTATCGCCTTCAACAGGCCGGAGGTGAGGAACGCGTTCCGTCCGCACACAGTCGACGAGCTCTACACGACGCTCGACGACGCGCGCACGAACCCGCGGATCGGCGTGGTCCTCCTCACTGGGAACGGCCCCAGCCCGAAGGACGGCGGCTGGGCGTTCTGCTCGGGTGGTGACCAGCGCATCCGGGGCCGGGATGGCTACAAGTATGCCGACGGAGAGACGGCGTCGGGCATCGATGCCGCCCGCAGCGGCCGGCTCCACATCCTCGAGGTGCAGCGGCTCATCCGGTTCATGCCGAAGGTCGTCATCGCGGTCGTCCCCGGCTGGGCTGCCGGCGGCGGCCACTCGCTCCACGTGGTCTGCGATCTCACCATCGCGAGCGCCGAGCACGGCCGGTTCAAGCAGACGGATGCGGATGTCGGGTCGTTCGACGCCGGCTACGGCAGCGCGTATTTCGCTCGCCAGGTAGGCCAGAAGTCAGCGCGGGAGGTCTTCTTCCTCGCTCGTGAGTACTCGGCCCAGCGCGCCTACGAGATGGGCGCGGTGAACGCGGTGGTCCCTCACGAGCGACTCGAGTCGACTGCGCTCGAGTGGGCGAACGAGATCCTGACCAAGTCGCCGACGGCGATCCGGATGCTGAAGTTCGCCTTCAATGCCGTGGACGATGGGCTGGTCGGCCAGCAGGTGTTCGCCGGGGAGGCGACGCGCCTGGCGTACGGCACCGACGAAGCGGTCGAGGGCCGCGACTCCTTCCTCGAGAAACGGGATCCGGACTGGTCGCCCTTCCCGTGGCAGTACTGA
- a CDS encoding MFS transporter, translating to MAALLPVRARFWTAAAVVVVALWSSGAPALVYPVYEQVWGLTPAVITGIFAVYPVVLVVVLVVFGGISDYVGRRTTMLAGLGSIALGVLIFAIAPDVAWLFVGRIFQGIGVGLALSPAGAALVEYGRSVSWASSINTLATAVGLTIATVLGGGLVQYAPWPRELTFWVLLLVTLALTVAVYFLPRHDRSAAPGARWRPRPIRVPRELRGVVTAASLGAATSFAVGAVLISLGAQLIKDVLHTDNALIAGLVLGISAFVGGWVSIAARHLAPRVAVASGALLGAFAIGLLVVSANLSSLLLFVVTSVIFGAAYGMLFLGSLGLINRYAQPDHRAGTLSVVYLVAYLGQGTVAIGLGFLATALGLAPALSIVGPVLILLALAAAGAAIFFGRPSLEKPSDAAVQPRDAVAEPGGGVRP from the coding sequence ATGGCAGCACTGCTCCCGGTTCGTGCACGTTTCTGGACGGCCGCCGCCGTGGTCGTCGTCGCACTGTGGTCGAGCGGTGCTCCGGCGCTCGTGTACCCGGTCTACGAGCAGGTCTGGGGACTCACTCCCGCTGTGATCACCGGGATCTTCGCGGTCTACCCGGTCGTGCTGGTCGTCGTGCTCGTGGTGTTCGGTGGCATCTCCGACTACGTCGGGCGGCGGACGACGATGCTCGCCGGGCTGGGGTCCATTGCGCTCGGAGTGCTGATCTTCGCGATCGCCCCCGATGTCGCCTGGCTGTTCGTCGGACGGATCTTCCAGGGCATCGGCGTCGGCCTCGCTCTCAGCCCGGCGGGCGCGGCGCTCGTCGAGTACGGCAGAAGTGTGTCGTGGGCAAGCTCGATCAACACGCTCGCGACCGCGGTAGGCCTGACCATCGCCACGGTGCTCGGCGGCGGGCTCGTGCAATACGCGCCGTGGCCGCGCGAACTGACTTTCTGGGTGCTCCTGCTTGTGACGCTGGCTCTGACCGTCGCGGTCTACTTCCTTCCGCGCCACGATCGGAGCGCGGCTCCGGGCGCCCGCTGGCGACCGCGGCCGATCCGTGTGCCCCGAGAACTGCGGGGCGTCGTGACCGCTGCATCTCTCGGAGCGGCCACCAGCTTCGCCGTCGGCGCGGTGCTCATCTCACTCGGCGCACAGTTGATCAAGGATGTGCTGCACACGGACAACGCGCTCATCGCCGGGCTCGTGCTCGGCATCAGCGCCTTCGTCGGCGGCTGGGTGTCGATCGCGGCACGGCATCTGGCGCCGCGCGTCGCCGTCGCGTCAGGAGCACTCCTCGGCGCGTTCGCGATCGGACTCCTCGTGGTCAGCGCGAACCTCTCCTCACTGCTCCTTTTCGTCGTGACGTCGGTGATCTTCGGTGCTGCCTACGGGATGCTCTTCCTCGGCAGCCTCGGACTCATCAACCGCTACGCACAGCCCGATCACCGCGCCGGGACGCTCTCGGTCGTCTACCTCGTCGCCTACCTCGGACAGGGAACGGTCGCGATCGGGCTCGGATTCCTCGCGACGGCGCTCGGCCTGGCACCGGCGCTGTCCATCGTCGGACCGGTGCTCATCCTGCTCGCGCTCGCGGCAGCCGGGGCAGCGATCTTCTTCGGGCGGCCCTCACTGGAGAAGCCGTCGGATGCGGCGGTCCAGCCTCGCGACGCGGTCGCCGAGCCGGGCGGCGGCGTGCGCCCCTAG